The Mangrovibacillus cuniculi sequence GATTTGTTAACTCATCTGGCTTAAATAATCGTGATCTAAAAGGTATGCATCCGGAAGGAACGGGTCCGGAAGATGAAAATATTATGTCGGCGAAAGACACAGCTTTATTAGCTCAAAAGCTTTTAACGGAATTCCCCGAGGTATTAGAGACATCTGGAATCTCTCGTAAAGTGTTCCGCGATGGTACCGATGATGCAATAAAAATGGATAACTGGAACTGGATGTTGCCTGGTCTACTGTTCGAATATGAAGGGGTAGACGGTATTAAAACTGGAACAACAGATTTTGCTGGTTACTGTTTTACCGCAACAGCAGAACGAAATGGACAACGTTACATTACAGTAGTGATGAATGCCAAGAATGCTGATGGGCAAGGTTCTTACCAAGCTCGTTTTGGCGAAACGAAGAAAATGCTAGACTTTGCATTTGGTCAACATACAAAAGAAGAAGTATTACCAGCAGGGTACACAATGGAAGCGGCAAAAACATTGCCTGTTACAAAAGGAAAAGAAGATTCTGTTCAAATTGAAACAGAAAAAGCTCTAGAAATGATCATCCGAAACGGTCAAGCAGAAAACTACACTCCAGTCTTTACAGTGGATGAAAGTCTATTAAATGAAGATGGACAATTAACTGCCCCTATTGAGAAGGGAACTCGTGTCGGATACATTAAACTTCAATACAATGGTGAAGGCGAAGAATCCTACTTAACAGAAGAACTTGCTCAAGCAACAGAGATTCCAGTTGTCACTACGGTATCTGTAGAAAAAGCAAATTGGTTTGTCTTATCTATGAGAGGTATCGGAGGATTCTTCTCAGGTATTTGGGATAGTATCGCTTCGACTGTAAAAGGTTGGTTTTAATAAGAGAAGGTTGAAACAAGTTGTAAAAGACTTTGTTTCAACCTTCTTTTTCATATCTATACTTAACTTCATTGTACTAGTTGTTATAAAATGATCTATAGGAAGGACAATAGTAAGTGGTAATTGGAGATAGGTAGAACCTTTCATTCTTGACACAATACTCAATTTATTGTTTAGTTACGTTAGGACAACCGATTATTCCGATCGTGTTACCATGAATGATTGTGAAATAGATACTTAGGGGGCAATGAGATGATTACAGGAACAGACCGAGTAAAACGTGGAATGGCAGAAATGCAAAAAGGCGGCGTTATTATGGACGTTGTTAATGCAGAGCAAGCTCGTATTGCAGAAGCAGCTGGAGCAGTTGCAGTTATGGCACTAGAGCGAGTACCTGCAGACATCCGTGCAGCAGGTGGCGTTGCGCGTATGGCAGATCCACGTATTGTAGAAGAAGTAATGGGGGCAGTATCTATCCCAGTAATGGCAAAAGCTCGTATTGGTCATATTGTAGAAGCTCGTGTTTTAGAATCAATGGGTGTGGATTATATCGACGAGAGTGAAGTATTAACACCTGCAGATGAAGAGTATCATTTAGATAAAAACACATTTACTGTACCTTTCGTTTGTGGTTGCCGTGACTTAGGAGAAGCTCTTCGCCGTATTGGAGAAGGTGCATCTATGTTACGTACAAAAGGTGAACCAGGTACAGGTAATATCGTAGAAGCAGTTCGTCATATGCGTAAAGTAAATGCCCAAGTACGTAAGGTAGCAGCTATGAATCGCGATGAACTTATGACAGAAGCTAAATTGTTAGGTGCTCCGTATGAATTATTACTAGAAATACAAGAAAAAGGAAAACTACCAGTTGTTAATTTCGCAGCAGGTGGAGTAGCGACACCTGCTGATGCCGCTCTTATGATGGAACTAGGTGCAGATGGAGTATTCGTAGGCTCTGGTATCTTTAAATCAGAGAACCCAGAGAAGTTTGCGAAAGCGATTGTTGAAGCAACTACTTACTATCAAGATTATGAGCGTATTGCTCGTTTATCTAAAGAGTTAGGAACGGCGATGAAAGGTATTGAAATTTCTAACTTACTACCACAAGACCGTATGCAAGAGCGTGGATGGTAAAATGACCGTTCGCGTTGGAGTATTAGGATTACAAGGTGCGGTACGTGAGCATGTGCAAGCTATTGAAGCAATTGGTCAAACAGCTGTTATTATAAAAGAACCAGAACAGTTAGAGCTTGTAGATGGCTTGATTATACCTGGTGGTGAAAGTACCACGATGCGTAAACTAATTGATGAATATGGATTTATGCCAGCGCTACAATCTTTTGCAGAATCAAAAAAGCCGATGTTTGGAACATGCGCGGGATTGATTTTGCTAGCAAAATCAATAGAAGGATATGATCAGCCTCATATTGGTGTAATGGATGCGAAAGTAGCTCGTAATTCTTTTGGGCGTCAAAAAGATTCATTTGAAGTCTCATTAGATTTGGTTGACATTGGTGATGATTTCCCGGCAGTATTCATTCGTGCTCCACACATTTTAGAAGTTGGTCCAGATGTAACGGTTTTAGCTAAACATAATGGTCGAATTGTTGCAGCAAGAGATGGCCAATATCTAGGCTGTTCATTCCATCCAGAATTGACAGATGATCATCGTATTACGCACTACTTTGTAGAAATGGTACAGGATTATCAAAAAACGAATGCATAAGCGTATTGCCTTTCAGACATAATGATAGTAAACTATTGTTAATTAAATGAACGAAAACGATGATAAGAAATAGTAATAGAAGTGCTGTTGTAAAGAGAGACGGTGGTTGGTGAAAACCGTTCAACACCTTTTATGAATCCATCTTAGAGTGATATTCGAAGCTCTGTGAGTATAAGGGTATCCGGCACTGACCGTTATTCAGTCAAGCGAAGAAAGTGTACTAACTTTCTTAACTAGGGTGGCAACGCGGGAAAGCTCTCGTCCCTTTCTACAAGGGATGGGGGCTTTTTTGCGTTCTTATCGCTCTAATCGTTCATTAAAAAGGAGGAGTTTCTTTTGTTAGATAGCAAAGTATTACGTACTCAATTCGAAGAAGTAAAAGCGAAATTCCAGCATCGTGGAGAAGACCTAGGAGATTTTGAGAAATTCGGGGAACTAGACGTTCGTCGCCGTGAATTACTAGTTGAAGTAGAAGAACTAAAAAGTAAACGTAATGAAGTTTCTCAAAAGATTGCACAATTAAAAAGAGAAAAGCAAGATGCCGAAGCTATGATCGTAGAAATGCGTGAAGTTGGAGACCGTGTAAAAGTATTAGATGAAGAACTGCGTGAAGTAGAAGAAAAACTAGAAAGCATCCTACTATCTATCCCTAATATTCCTCATGATAGTGTTCCTGTTGGATCTTCTGAAGATGACAATATTCCAGTACGTCATTGGGGTGATATTCGTGAGTTTGATTTTGAACCAAAACCTCATTGGGATGTAGCGACAGATCTACAGTTATTAGATTTTGAACGTGCTTCTAAGGTTACTGGTAGCCGTTTTGTCTTTTATAAAGGGGTAGGTGCAAGATTAGAACGCGCACTATTTAACTTCATGTTAGATCTTCATGTAGATGAACATGGATATGAAGAGGTATTACCTCCATACCTTGTAAACCGTGCTAGTATGACTGGTACAGGTCAACTACCAAAGTTTGAAGAAGATGCATTCCGTATTGAAAGTGAAGATTATTTCTTAATTCCAACTTCAGAGGTTCCTGTAACGAATATGCACCGTGATGAAATTGTTCCGGGAGAAGAATTACCAATGTCTTATGCTGCGTTTAGTGCAAACTTCCGCTCAGAAGCAGGATCAGCTGGTCGTGACACTAGAGGACTTATTCGTCAGCATCAGTTCAATAAAGTAGAATTAGTTCACTTTGTTAAACCAGAAGAGTCTTATGAAACACTTGAAAAACTAGTTGGACATGCAGAGAAAGTTCTTCAATTGTTAGGTCTTCCATACCGAGTGATGAGCATGTGTACAGCTGATCTTGGTTTCACAGCAGCTAAGAAATATGATATCGAGGTTTGGATTCCAAGTTACGGTACCTACCGTGAAATCTCTTCTTGTAGTAATTTCGAAGCGTTCCAAGCGCGCCGTGCAAACATTCGTTTCCGTCGAGAAGCGAATGCGAAGCCAGAACATGTGCATACACTTAATGGATCTGGGCTAGCGATCGGTCGTACTGTTGCAGCAATCTTAGAGAACTATCAACAAGAAGATGGTAGTGTAGTTATTCCAGAAGTACTTCGTCCATATATGGGTGGAAAAGAAGTTATCCCTTATAAAGGATAATGAAAATTGTTCAGACTCATTCTAGAGATAGAGTGAGTCTGAATAAGGTTAAAAAAACTTTTCGAAAAAACTTTTTAAAAAGTGTTGACCATTTCGTTTATATAGTGTAATATAAATCTTGTCGATACGGAGGAATACCCAAGTCTGGCTGAAGGGATCGGTCTTGAAAACCGACAGGGGTGTAACAGCCCGCGGGGGTTCGAATCCCTCTTCCTCCTCCATTTGATATTTTAAACAAAGAACCATCGCGCATAAATTGGAGATTAAACCGTCATACCTAGTATGGCGGTTTTTCGTATATATTTGGATAGAAAAAAGCCCTCTGCCGAACAGAGGGTTTTCGTTACTTTTTGAAGTTAGAGGTATGTTTTAAGAAATCTCCTATGCGCTCTAATAATGGTTCAATAGAATCCTCTTGAGCAATTAAATCATATTCATTAATGTTTAAACGCATAACAGGGCAAGTATTGAAGTTATTAATCCAGTTTTCATAACGCTCATGCATTTCTTCCCAATATGCAACAGGCGTCTTTTGTTCCATCGGACGTCCTCGTTCATGAATTCTAGAAAGAATGTCATCTAGCGAACCTTCTAAATAGATAAGTAAGTCTGGATGAGGGAAGTAAGGTGTCATAACCATTGCATCAAATAAGTTCTTATATGTTTCATAGTCCACTTCGCTCATATTACCTTTTTCATAATGCATTTTAGCAAAGATTCCAGTATCCTCGTAGATAGATCGATCTTGTATAAATCCGCCTCCGTATTCAAAGATACGTTTTTGTTCTTTAAATCTTTCCGCTAAGAAATAAATTTGTAGATGGAAGCTCCAACGTTTAAAGTCATTATAAAAAGAGTCAAGGTAAGGGTTTGTATCAACTTTTTCAAAAGATGTTCTAAAGTTTAATTTCTCTGCAAGTTTTGTTGTCATAGTAGATTTTCCTACACCAACTGTCCCTGCAATGGTAATAACAGCATCTTTCGGGATATTATATTTATCGCGTAAATTCATCTTGCTGTGCTCCTTCTTTTAAGGTTTCTTCTAATGCTTGTAACATCATTTTTAGGTCACCTGGTTTTTGTACAAAATCAATATGATCTCCATTAAAGCGTAGAACTGGTACTTCAGGATGAGCTTTTTCGAAGTCAGCCA is a genomic window containing:
- a CDS encoding D-alanyl-D-alanine carboxypeptidase family protein; this translates as MMTVLMLSVGVIQTNQANAATDTLAVNADAAILIDAKTGKVLYEKNADTALGVASMTKMMTEYLLLEAIEDGRVTFDQQYNVSEVVYKVSQDRALSNVPLRADGTYSVQELYEAMVIYSANGATMALAEVIAGSETEFVKLMNEKGNELGLKEFRFVNSSGLNNRDLKGMHPEGTGPEDENIMSAKDTALLAQKLLTEFPEVLETSGISRKVFRDGTDDAIKMDNWNWMLPGLLFEYEGVDGIKTGTTDFAGYCFTATAERNGQRYITVVMNAKNADGQGSYQARFGETKKMLDFAFGQHTKEEVLPAGYTMEAAKTLPVTKGKEDSVQIETEKALEMIIRNGQAENYTPVFTVDESLLNEDGQLTAPIEKGTRVGYIKLQYNGEGEESYLTEELAQATEIPVVTTVSVEKANWFVLSMRGIGGFFSGIWDSIASTVKGWF
- the pdxS gene encoding pyridoxal 5'-phosphate synthase lyase subunit PdxS; amino-acid sequence: MITGTDRVKRGMAEMQKGGVIMDVVNAEQARIAEAAGAVAVMALERVPADIRAAGGVARMADPRIVEEVMGAVSIPVMAKARIGHIVEARVLESMGVDYIDESEVLTPADEEYHLDKNTFTVPFVCGCRDLGEALRRIGEGASMLRTKGEPGTGNIVEAVRHMRKVNAQVRKVAAMNRDELMTEAKLLGAPYELLLEIQEKGKLPVVNFAAGGVATPADAALMMELGADGVFVGSGIFKSENPEKFAKAIVEATTYYQDYERIARLSKELGTAMKGIEISNLLPQDRMQERGW
- the pdxT gene encoding pyridoxal 5'-phosphate synthase glutaminase subunit PdxT, which gives rise to MTVRVGVLGLQGAVREHVQAIEAIGQTAVIIKEPEQLELVDGLIIPGGESTTMRKLIDEYGFMPALQSFAESKKPMFGTCAGLILLAKSIEGYDQPHIGVMDAKVARNSFGRQKDSFEVSLDLVDIGDDFPAVFIRAPHILEVGPDVTVLAKHNGRIVAARDGQYLGCSFHPELTDDHRITHYFVEMVQDYQKTNA
- the serS gene encoding serine--tRNA ligase, encoding MLDSKVLRTQFEEVKAKFQHRGEDLGDFEKFGELDVRRRELLVEVEELKSKRNEVSQKIAQLKREKQDAEAMIVEMREVGDRVKVLDEELREVEEKLESILLSIPNIPHDSVPVGSSEDDNIPVRHWGDIREFDFEPKPHWDVATDLQLLDFERASKVTGSRFVFYKGVGARLERALFNFMLDLHVDEHGYEEVLPPYLVNRASMTGTGQLPKFEEDAFRIESEDYFLIPTSEVPVTNMHRDEIVPGEELPMSYAAFSANFRSEAGSAGRDTRGLIRQHQFNKVELVHFVKPEESYETLEKLVGHAEKVLQLLGLPYRVMSMCTADLGFTAAKKYDIEVWIPSYGTYREISSCSNFEAFQARRANIRFRREANAKPEHVHTLNGSGLAIGRTVAAILENYQQEDGSVVIPEVLRPYMGGKEVIPYKG
- a CDS encoding deoxynucleoside kinase: MNLRDKYNIPKDAVITIAGTVGVGKSTMTTKLAEKLNFRTSFEKVDTNPYLDSFYNDFKRWSFHLQIYFLAERFKEQKRIFEYGGGFIQDRSIYEDTGIFAKMHYEKGNMSEVDYETYKNLFDAMVMTPYFPHPDLLIYLEGSLDDILSRIHERGRPMEQKTPVAYWEEMHERYENWINNFNTCPVMRLNINEYDLIAQEDSIEPLLERIGDFLKHTSNFKK